The window aattaattatcaaatttcaaatattactACTAAACTGGctctaactttttttaaaaacattttattaagctaaaagtactccttataatcaattatttcttatcattttcaaatattaaaaatattagaaacacttcttatTATCGTTCCACTCGCACTCTTCTAACAACATTCATTAGTATTAGCTCACGTGTGCACTCTAATCAAAAGGCTAGCATAGCAGCCCACCCTTTTGGgccaaaataaataatacttgGCCCATCTGATTGTTGGGTAAAATTGAATGCCCAATTGAGTCTTATATTTTGAGAACTTTTGGCGCGATTAATTGTAACGAATTGGCTTACATTTTACCTTTTCTAAGGTCTTGTTTGTTTAAACtgcttttttctttattattattttcaaagaaaataaaaattagggtcaaaaaatatgtttggatagtatttttttttcattttccaaatccCAATTTagcattttcaaattttttttaaggaaaagtgAAAATTGTTTACTTTTAAAGCCGTCCATATCTTTTGGTTCACTTTTATAAATACCCATATCATTAGATtcgttttttaaaaacacctaTGGCCCTTGATTTGTGTGAAGTCTTGTTATTCTACCTAGGTATATACCTAAgaagggagagggagagggaaaTTGGGAGttgatcaattttaataaattgtagTAAGTAATAATGCAAATGACACAATTACCAATAACAAAAGAAATGTAAATTAAAGAGAGTAAAGTAgaataatgaaaaaacatattttatagtGGCCGGTGATAtcccgacctacatccactctcttcAAACTCTAAGTACAAGTTGgttggtttgaaatttgaaactttggAATTAGAATAgttgttttattgtttgttttttatattgattggaAAAGTCAAAGTAAATACTTAATAATGgatgataaaattataatagtagggaaaaaataaaataaaaaataggaaaaaaaaataaagaagcaaTCTTACAAACTTACATAGGCCCTAGGAGTCTCACTTAGACGTAAAATAATTAAGTCCTACCATGAAAATTGCAAAATTTgcacccataaaaaaataaaaataaaaatctttggATCATCAATCATCATCCCCTTTTACATccattagccttatttataaagttttagaacccttaaaactaaaaaaaaagtatggaaAGCAAACCTAACCTATGTAGCAACTTGTTAGGACTATTGTTCATTTTTGAGAACTCCtaaatctttgaaaaataaaaaaaaaataaaaaaaaataaaaaaagacaaaaactcCCTTTTTAGAATTAACATCCTACTTTATAGAAATACCTtcgaataaaatttctaataacAAAGACTTCAAAATTCTGAAGACTCAAACTAGAAACTTAAGAGAAAAgagattaatttataaaatagaaagtttagAAATATTGACACTTCTTTTAAGAAGaaagtttcaataaaaaaacttttcaaattatgAATACAATTCAAGTACCAATTTTTGactaataacattaaaaaacgCCAAATCTGCAAAATTACCTAAATGCACTTTATAGAGTAATTTAGGATTTCATTTAATTCCTTTCTTTAGCAGGTATTGTCAATTCATCCACGTCACTgtttcactttctttgtatcatttCTTATCCTCAACCTAAATTTCAGAATATTTGTATCTTCATATTAGGTAGTTCTCGtattggttgattttttttctcattacacatttgattttgtggGGATCCTAATCTATGGTTGATTGTGTGGTTAGGAGGTACTAGAGTTCACTATTCAAAATCTgtatattctaaaaattattccttAGCTTGTGGACTAGGGTGGATTTCTTGCAATtactaaaatctcattttttatttaaaataacatatttaacatatatttattttaaaaaatatatttaacagataattttgagttgtaaaagaattaacataattaacacatatttattttaaaatttaatttttaatataaaaatattaatttcattttatcaaaaaaatattaaaagttaatctcatcctaattatgaaattagaaaaataaattaaacgtGTTTGTAACCCAAACacatgtaaaacattttattggatcacaaaaataatattaattcataatatcatcATACTCTTTACTTATACACTTATTTGCTTATACATTGCTTTCATTTGAGTTGAACTTGGTATTTAGACATGAAGCTTTGTTACATTCCAGtatttattaggtttattattgtattttatgaatcattgaccataaagtattattttttacttaaataaatataatttttttatgtaataaccttttgttattatttatgtgAAGGCGATTATGACTGATTCCACAGTAGAAGTGCTATGTTATTGGAATGGAACAATTTTGAGGACAGAAACGGACTTgagatatattggaaataatgtagAGATTGAGCCTATAGATGTGCCCATTCATACGACCTTTGTGGAGTTGTTGAAgatgatatatgatatcattggTGTTGACAGAGACGATCAATTAGTCTTGAAATGTCGTCATCCAACtgaaatgaacaaatttcaaCCATTAGTGGTGAGAAATGATCGGACAGTTGCACGTATGCTACTGGTGCCATCAAAGTATGGAATGTCTTCAGTTCAATTATTCATAGAGCAAACTCCCAACCATTATCATTTGAGTAATGAAATGGGTCATTTGACACGATTATCAACAGGTGATACTGATGTTGATGACGAAAATGAGAGAGATGAGGAAGATGATAGAGATTATGCAATCGACACAGATGAGATTCATTTAcctaatgatgatgaaaattgttgtcaagcagaaaatattgatttggtgATGGTCCAACAAGTTGTGGAATGTGAAAGCACAAGATTTGTGAACCTTGAAGTTGGTGATAGGTCTAATAATCCTAAGGTTGAGTTTGAGGTTGAAAACACATCACTAGTTGCCTCTCCACATGGTACCCAATTCAATATCTCTAATGACAACCTACAGGAAACATTTGTACCCGTTTCATACCATATGCCACCTACaccacaatttttaaatatggacGTGGCAATTAATTGTGTTGTAAGTGATTGGACTCCATGGAAAAAGCCAACTTTAGGAAATGTTGATGGAGAATTATCAATTGGCcaaatattttcctcaaaatcagaTTTGCAACATGCTGTGAAGATGTTTTCCATAAAGGCGCACCAAGAGTTTACTGTTTATAGATCAAATGCAAGTGTGTTAGTTCTTCAATGTAAAAAAGCACCAGAGTGCCAATGGCGACTAAGGGCAATGACAGTGAAAGATACGGGTATGTTTAGAATCACAAAGTACAAAGGTCCTCATACATGTGTCAATCCATGTATTAATCAAGATCATTCACAGTTGGATTCTAGCTTTATATCTAAGTATATTGAAACATTGGTGAAGGCAGAAATGACCATTACAGTTGCTGCAATTCAAGCTGTTGTTGCGGAACAATTTGGTTAccaaatttcttatcaaaaagcaATGAAGGCAAAAAGGAAAGCAATGACTCGATTATTTGGTGATTGGTACAAGTCTTATGCAGAGTTGCCTCGTTTCTTCCTTGCCTTGGAGCAGTCAAATCCTGGATGCATTATGTATTCCAAAATGGTTCCTGGAAACAATCCGAATGAAGAAATATTTCATCGTGTTTTTTGGGCATTCGCTCCATCTATTACAGGGTTTGCACACTGTCGACCAGTTCTCAGTATTGATGGGACACAtttgtatggaaaatataaagggACTTTGTTGATTGCTATGGGATGTGATGGTAATAACCAATTGTTTCCACTTGCATTTGCCATTACAGAAGGAGAGAATACAGATAGTTGGAGTTGGTTTTTGGCATGTATCCAAGTTGGAGTAACACAAAGGAAAGGGTTGTGTCTGATTTCTGATCGTCATCCTGGCATTATAGCTGCTGTCAATGAAACATATTCGGGATAGACTCAGCCAGATGCTTGTCATAGATTTTGCATGCGTCATTTAGCGAGTAATTTCAACACAAAGTTCAAAGATAAGACTTTAAAGGATCTCATGTGTAGGGCTGCTATGGAgagtaaagttaaaaaatttatttctcacatGGATACAATTGGCCGGATAAATGCCGAGGCTAGAAATTGGTTGGAGCAAATTCCTCTTGAAAAATGGGCACTCTCATATGATGGTGGGCGGAGATATGGGATTATGACAACTAATATGTCTGAAGTTTTTAATGGTGTCCTTAAGGGTGCTCGTAACTTACCAATAATAGCTTTAGTCCAGTTAACTTTTTATCGGGTTAACAGTTACTTCACAGTCAGGCGGGAGCATGGTGCCAATCGGCTCGCTTCAGGTGAAGAATTCACTTCACATATTGACGCCAAGATAAAGGCTAAAGTTGTTAAGGCGGGTGCACATGAGGTTcttttgtatgatcatgtggCGGGACGTTTTCATGTTAAAACTAGACACTCTATTAGAAGCAGTAATAGGAAACCTCGCACATATTATGTTACCCTTCAAACGGGGTCTTGCACATGTAACAAAACACTTTTGTTAGGATTCCCATGTTCGCACATTCTTGCTGCTTGTCATTGTCGAGCAATTGATTTTCGACAATTTGTACAAGGTTATTACACCACATGTGTTTACCTATCAACATGGGCTCCCTTgttttatcccatatttgatgAGTTGGAGTGGCCTCAATATAATGGACCGATAATTGTGCCTTCAGACTCAATGAAACGGCTAACTCTTGGTCGACCAAAATCAAGTCGTTTGCATAATgagatggatgcaagggaaaCTAGGACTCCACAAACATGTGGACTTTGCAAGCAATCAGGTCACAATCGGCGTTCTTGTCCTAATAGAGAAACCAATGATAGGAGGAGTTGATGTACTTCATGAACATCTTATTGtactgtttttttaaaaaaaaaatttactagtATTGACCTTAATCGTTTTAAGATATATGTAGAAACTATCTTATTGAACATCTTATTGacgtttgtttgtttgaaattattattttttgtcaattcattcttattttgcttatatcaggttacatgaaaaaaatattaatctctatTATTTAGGGGAGATgctgttcaaatttttaaaattttaataatgaaattaatgttgttagaaattgttgttttttttcaattcattcatattttacttatatcaagttacattgaaaaattttgaatctctaCTGTTTAGGGGAAATGCTgttcaaatttttacaatttatttgggatgaaattcatgttgttagatattattgtttcttgtcaattcattcatattttgtttatatcatgTATTGATGTACATGCAGACATGGATACTCCGTTGTTTCGTGCTCGTCCTGACCCTAAGGATACATCTGTGCTTACTCTTCAGCATCGACATCGATCATCCACCATTCGTGTTGATCCAGATATGGGTAGTGTTTTGACTTGCCGACATAGGATGCTTCGAAAGTGGGTTTTGGATGATCGTGTTCGGCCATACATTATATAGTCAGGATTTTATGTCTTTCATCGAGTAGGTCATGTTAAGGTTGATTGGCCTTTAATTACTGCACTGGTAGAGAGATGGCGCCCAGAGATGCACACATTCCACATGCCAGTTGGTGAGATGACCATCACATTGCAAGACATAGCCATCTTATTCGGATTACGTGTACATGGCCATCCTGTCACTGGTTCTACAGATATTGATTGGCATGCACTTTGTGAGGAGTTATTGGGTGTTCGACCAGCAAAGACTGATATTCGTGGAGCATCCCTTACAATTCGTTTTATTACTACCCATTTCTCCCGCTTACCACCAGGGGTTGTAGATGAGGTTACGTTATAGCGCCATGCTAGagcttatcttttattgttAGTTAGTGGTTCATTATTTACAGATAAGAAAGGGGTTTACATCCAATTAGCAATTCTACCCATGTTAAGAGATTTTGGTGAGACTGCACAGTATAGTTGGGGGAGTGCGACACTAGCACATCTTTATCGGGAGTTATGTCGAGCTAGCTTAGATAGTGCAGAATCTATTGTAGGACCATTACATTTGTTGCAGGTATAACTACTAatcttattaattatgtaattttgtcataattatgtgcacttaaacataattttatttcatttttagctATGGTCATGGGAGCGATTACATGTGGGTCGTCCTAGTAGATCACTTCCCCATGCACCAGTGCCTATAGATGAGATATTCCCACCAGATGCACTAGGGAGTAGGTGGAGAGTTCCCTTATCTCATACAGACACTCCTCATCATGTGTTGGTCACATACAAAGATGAGTTTGATAGACAGCGATCTGATCAGGTTTGGGctaaatattagtattctttaACATGAACatcttaatattaataatataatttatactttattAAATACATACTCATCTATGAATATATCAGGTATTATGGCAGCCTTACACAGATGATATACTAGCGTTACTTCCAAACATTTGTTTAGCCGATCAAGATATTTGGCAGACGATgtcaccatttattttttttgatattgtTGAGTGGCATCGTCTTAAGCGTGTGTTGCGACAG is drawn from Vitis riparia cultivar Riparia Gloire de Montpellier isolate 1030 chromosome 18, EGFV_Vit.rip_1.0, whole genome shotgun sequence and contains these coding sequences:
- the LOC117905866 gene encoding uncharacterized protein LOC117905866, yielding MGHLTRLSTGDTDVDDENERDEEDDRDYAIDTDEIHLPNDDENCCQAENIDLVMVQQVVECESTRFVNLEVGDRSNNPKVEFEVENTSLVASPHGTQFNISNDNLQETFVPVSYHMPPTPQFLNMDVAINCVVSDWTPWKKPTLGNVDGELSIGQIFSSKSDLQHAVKMFSIKAHQEFTVYRSNASVLVLQCKKAPECQWRLRAMTVKDTGMFRITKYKGPHTCVNPCINQDHSQLDSSFISKYIETLVKAEMTITVAAIQAVVAEQFGYQISYQKAMKAKRKAMTRLFGDWYKSYAELPRFFLALEQSNPGCIMYSKMVPGNNPNEEIFHRVFWAFAPSITGFAHCRPVLSIDGTHLYGKYKGTLLIAMGCDGNNQLFPLAFAITEGENTDSWSWFLACIQVGVTQRKGLCLISDRHPGIIAAVNETYSG